The Mangrovibacillus cuniculi sequence ACCAATTTTTAAATTTTATTCATGAAATAAAAAAACTGCTGCTCAATGCGCAACAGTTTGTAAGGGATAAATCATGTAATCATCCTCAAATAATCACAAGAGGGGAAGGAGTAAGTGAGAATGATTTTCATAATCATTATAAGGTATCTGCTCTTACACGTCAAATAAATTTACAATTTACAAAATCTTAACGAGTTTTTTTTATAAACTATGTAAAAATTTGTCGAAATAAATTATTTTTAGTATATATATTAGAGAAATTGGACGTGATCTAGTTAATGGATATGACTACATGGAGTTTGAAGAAATGGATCGCATTCGGTTTACTTCTTGTGCTGACATTTTTTGCCTCATTATTAACCATTGAATTATTACCTGGTGTACATTTTATATTCACCACTATTATTCTTTTCATCATCTTATACTACTTTGGTGTTATCCCTGCATTAATTACCGCATTGATAAGTGGGGTACATTTATTCTATTTATGGGATTCTATTTTTGGTACACTTTCACTCTTCCTTGAAATTTTTATCGTAGGAACTTTATATACTTATATAAGGAGAAATTTAGTTTTTTGGGATATTTTATATAACTTAACGTTAGGAGCAATGATTTCATTCGTATTCTCCTTCTATTTTTTATCATACGGACCAGTTGATTCTGTTTTAATTATGTTAAAACAAACTGTGAACATGATTGTAAATATCTTATTAGCCAATTTCCTTATCATTTTAATTGAGTCTATACGGTCAAAACAAGTAAATAAACCAGTGTCTCTTTTTGAAATATTATTTACATTGTTTTCTTTGTTTTTTTTGGTACCTTTGATTGTGTTTTTAATTCACACTGGTAAAAATGAGATGAAACAAGTACAAGAAACAATGAATATGGAAATAGAATATGCCTCAAATACATCTAATCTGCAAATTACCAAATTTCAAAGTCAACACGTCACTCCATTATCTAAGCTTGCAAATTTCTTACAAGATAATAACAATAAACAGTTGGATGTCCAGAGGGAATTCATGATAGTACAGCAGTCTTTCCCTGAATTTCAACTTGTATATGCCGTAGACAGTAAGAATAAAAAGATTGCTCATCACGCTAGAAATGCATTTAAATTCTATGATACGAATGCATATCAGTTTAACTCAAATACTCAATTAGAGAGACCTGAATACATATCTAATTTATTCAACTCACAGGTTAACTCTAAAGATAGGAAGTTTATTTCGATTGCATATCCTTTCTGGCACCAAAATTTGTCAGGTAAGGTCATAGGAATAATAAAACCCGTGGAATATTTACAAATTCTCCATCAATCCACAAAAGGGACAAATGCAGAATCTGTAATTATAGACGAACTAGGTAAAGTAATAGCATCTACTACCAACCAATTTCGTACAGGAGACACATATGTAGTTTCAAAGAATACGTTACAGAAAAGTGAGATTTTCCTTACAAACCAAAGAATAAGCTCCTTACAACAACTATCTACTATTAGCTATGTAGAGGAAAAAACACTTGGTGAAAACTACCCATGGAAAGTAGCTACCATAGTTTCTATGTCGGACTACAACACACAATTATATAATACCTATATCCAACTTTTAGTCGTCGCGTTATTTAGTACGTTTCTTGCAGTTGTTCTATCGTTTTTTATTAGCAATTGGTTACAAAAAGAACTAAATAATGTTTTATTGTTAACCAACAATTTAACTGAAAACATTACCAGTAACGAAAAAATTGACTGGCCTCACTCACTTATTAAAGAAATATTCTATCTAATAGCTGCATTTAAACAATCAGAAATAAAATTAAAGAAGCTTTTTCAAGAGAATATAGCGACTAAACTAGACTTACAATATCTAGCTCATTATGATCCCTTAACAAATGTATATAACCGAAACTACATTATGAAGAATATCAATGAGTTGATAGAACATTCTCCTAATAGTGTAAATTTTAGTGTTTTATTTATTGACCTTGATCGTTTCAAAATTGTTAATGACACGGTAGGACATCGAATTGGTGACAAGTTGTTAGTAGAAGTTGCGGAAAGACTAAGAGAAATTAATGATAATAATTTGCTTATATCAAGAATTGGTGGAGATGAATTTATCGTAGTGGTACCCTCTTACGATGAAGTTGATAGTCTATCTAAAATTGCCAATGAAATTATAGAATCGTTAAATCAATCGTATCATGTTGAAGGAAATGAATTTCACCTGTCAGCGAGTATAGGGATATCTGTTTATCCTGATGATGGGAAAGATGTTCATACTCTCATAAAAAATGCAGACATAGCTATGTATGCAGCAAAAGATAATGGTAAAAACACATACGAATTTTATAACTCTTCTTACAATAGTGTTACCTCAAAAGTAGAAATGGAAAATGAATTAAGACATGCAATTGAACGAAAAGAACTTCAATTGTTCTACCAACCTAAGGTAAATATTGCGTCTGGTGAGATAGTTGGTGCTGAGGCACTAATAAGATGGATTCATCCAACTTATGGATTTGTATCCCCTGCTGATTTCATACCAATTGCAGAAGAGACTGGACTAATTATACCCATGGGTGAGTGGATCTTGGAGCAAGCATGTAAGGATTTATTTATCTGGAATACTAATCGTACAAAAAATATCAGTGTTTCAGTCAACATCTCCATGCATCAATTTTTGAATGAAAATTTACTTAAATCAGTTGAAAATGCAATTAATTTAGCAAAGATAGATCCTACATTATTGGAATTAGAAATTACAGAAAGTGTAGCTATGTTCCAACCAGAAATTGTTATTGAAAAGCTAAAAAACTTAAAAAACAAGGGTATCACTCTAGCATTAGATGACTTTGGTACTGGCTACTCTTCATTAAACTATTTAAAAATGTTACCTATCGATGTATTAAAAATTGATCAAAGTTTTATCAAAGATATGGATCATGCTGACACTACTATTGTTCGATCTCTCATTGAAATTGCCCATTCATTACATATGACCGTCGTTGCAGAAGGTGTTGAGACAAAAAGTCAATTAAACTATTTACAAGGAGTTCATTGCGATCTATTTCAAGGTTATTACTTTAGTAAAGCAATTCCCCAAGAAGAATTTCTAAAATTACTAAGAATTTTCAAATAAAAAAACGACCCAGAAGTCTGGGTCGTTTTGTAATTAAAGATTAAAGTTTAGTAACATTAGCAGCTTGTGGTCCGCGGTTACCTTCAACGATTTCAAACTCTACAGCTTGACCTTCGTCTAAAGATTTGTAGCCATCGCCATTGATTGCTGTGAAGTGAACGAATACATCGTCTTGTCCTTCAACTTCGATGAAACCGAAACCTTTTTCCGCATTGAACCATTTTACTTTACCAGAGATCATTTTTGTTTCCTCCTACATAATAAAGAAATTACCAATTTCGGATAAAAAATAAAGTAATCGCAAGTATAAGTCAGCAGGATTGACCCTGTGTTACCAAACTGGTGAAACGACTATAACATCTTACTTAATTTAATATCTGTGAAACGGTTATATATATCTTACAAGATTTTACGATTTGCGTCAAGGAAATTGTCAGTCAATAACAAAGATACCTCTTCCTCACCAAATAACTCTCTTTGCAAAAATGGCTTAGCTCCTAACATAGAAACAAACTGTTTATACTCGACAATTTGTTGTTCTGTTGCACGTTTATTTGTTTTATATGCTCGAATTAAAATATTTTTAGGGGTATGTTCTAAATCGATAAATTCTAATAGTTGTGCTTCAAATCCAATTAATTTCAACAAT is a genomic window containing:
- a CDS encoding putative bifunctional diguanylate cyclase/phosphodiesterase; its protein translation is MDMTTWSLKKWIAFGLLLVLTFFASLLTIELLPGVHFIFTTIILFIILYYFGVIPALITALISGVHLFYLWDSIFGTLSLFLEIFIVGTLYTYIRRNLVFWDILYNLTLGAMISFVFSFYFLSYGPVDSVLIMLKQTVNMIVNILLANFLIILIESIRSKQVNKPVSLFEILFTLFSLFFLVPLIVFLIHTGKNEMKQVQETMNMEIEYASNTSNLQITKFQSQHVTPLSKLANFLQDNNNKQLDVQREFMIVQQSFPEFQLVYAVDSKNKKIAHHARNAFKFYDTNAYQFNSNTQLERPEYISNLFNSQVNSKDRKFISIAYPFWHQNLSGKVIGIIKPVEYLQILHQSTKGTNAESVIIDELGKVIASTTNQFRTGDTYVVSKNTLQKSEIFLTNQRISSLQQLSTISYVEEKTLGENYPWKVATIVSMSDYNTQLYNTYIQLLVVALFSTFLAVVLSFFISNWLQKELNNVLLLTNNLTENITSNEKIDWPHSLIKEIFYLIAAFKQSEIKLKKLFQENIATKLDLQYLAHYDPLTNVYNRNYIMKNINELIEHSPNSVNFSVLFIDLDRFKIVNDTVGHRIGDKLLVEVAERLREINDNNLLISRIGGDEFIVVVPSYDEVDSLSKIANEIIESLNQSYHVEGNEFHLSASIGISVYPDDGKDVHTLIKNADIAMYAAKDNGKNTYEFYNSSYNSVTSKVEMENELRHAIERKELQLFYQPKVNIASGEIVGAEALIRWIHPTYGFVSPADFIPIAEETGLIIPMGEWILEQACKDLFIWNTNRTKNISVSVNISMHQFLNENLLKSVENAINLAKIDPTLLELEITESVAMFQPEIVIEKLKNLKNKGITLALDDFGTGYSSLNYLKMLPIDVLKIDQSFIKDMDHADTTIVRSLIEIAHSLHMTVVAEGVETKSQLNYLQGVHCDLFQGYYFSKAIPQEEFLKLLRIFK
- the cspD gene encoding cold-shock protein CspD → MISGKVKWFNAEKGFGFIEVEGQDDVFVHFTAINGDGYKSLDEGQAVEFEIVEGNRGPQAANVTKL